In methanogenic archaeon ISO4-H5, the following are encoded in one genomic region:
- a CDS encoding dimethylamine permease: MSEGNETSQLQRTVSWKDGMFVALGVPLLILPGLYDVGSMIWALCIFTWTVGVLQGFVQNIAYAEMVTTFPQATGLPGCAQTVFQSDNVAPGQIDKSKFIGAFASWCYWFAWTPVVYIFSGLIVEYITVMGGWELSDMQNLALSMAVILVVVIGMFIMSSRGLEGGGKLAMVLAIISLIPIVIILVGDIGNFQFSNISNAWHFPVVGYSDMMSIVLVLGCFGLGQWSSCAWETAAIYGPEYKDPGHDTPKALFSCGLICLALYFLVPFLMYGEIGQDGLEDARYHSLHPIAIAAFGEIGGMIALVVLIIAMILIIQTGYLGSSRAMHSMAREGNLPAWFGKLNDHGMPVHAMLFVSVFNTILMFVLCVLPMAGIDTSVMTVLSASAMGYAIANFVALAAFVKSRRDPKFKDLPRPFKAPGFYTYVGAFMCCMQIVLLVCLVYWSYVASGNSYVPAVIGFTILLLFIPIWVWVQKKAIAESA, encoded by the coding sequence ATGAGCGAAGGAAACGAGACTAGTCAGCTCCAGCGTACAGTAAGCTGGAAAGACGGAATGTTCGTGGCACTCGGCGTTCCCCTGCTGATCCTCCCCGGTCTATACGATGTCGGCTCAATGATCTGGGCCCTCTGTATTTTCACCTGGACCGTCGGAGTTCTTCAGGGATTCGTTCAGAACATCGCTTACGCAGAGATGGTCACCACATTCCCCCAGGCAACCGGTTTGCCTGGATGCGCACAGACTGTATTCCAGTCTGATAACGTTGCGCCAGGACAGATAGATAAGAGTAAATTCATCGGGGCATTCGCCTCCTGGTGTTATTGGTTCGCATGGACCCCTGTTGTATACATCTTCTCGGGCCTCATCGTCGAATACATCACCGTCATGGGCGGATGGGAACTCTCTGATATGCAGAACCTTGCACTCAGCATGGCTGTCATCCTCGTCGTGGTCATCGGCATGTTCATCATGTCCTCCCGCGGTCTCGAGGGCGGCGGTAAGCTTGCGATGGTCCTTGCTATCATCTCACTCATCCCTATCGTAATCATCCTCGTCGGAGACATCGGGAACTTCCAGTTCTCCAACATCTCCAACGCATGGCACTTCCCCGTCGTCGGATACTCTGACATGATGTCCATCGTGCTGGTCCTCGGATGCTTCGGACTCGGACAGTGGTCCTCCTGCGCATGGGAGACCGCCGCCATCTACGGTCCCGAGTACAAGGATCCCGGACACGACACCCCCAAGGCACTCTTCAGCTGCGGACTCATCTGTCTCGCACTGTACTTCCTCGTGCCCTTCCTCATGTACGGAGAGATCGGACAGGACGGACTCGAGGATGCAAGATACCACTCCCTTCACCCGATCGCCATCGCTGCCTTCGGCGAGATCGGAGGAATGATCGCGCTGGTCGTCCTGATCATCGCCATGATCCTCATCATCCAGACCGGATACCTTGGATCTTCCAGGGCGATGCACTCCATGGCCAGGGAGGGCAACCTTCCCGCTTGGTTCGGAAAGCTCAACGACCACGGTATGCCCGTTCACGCCATGCTCTTCGTGTCGGTGTTCAACACCATCCTGATGTTCGTGCTCTGCGTACTGCCTATGGCAGGCATCGACACATCGGTCATGACCGTGCTGTCCGCTTCAGCTATGGGATATGCGATCGCGAACTTCGTGGCACTCGCAGCATTCGTGAAATCCAGGAGGGACCCCAAGTTCAAGGATCTCCCCAGGCCCTTCAAGGCCCCCGGATTCTACACCTATGTCGGTGCGTTCATGTGCTGCATGCAGATCGTGCTCCTCGTGTGCCTTGTGTACTGGAGCTACGTCGCATCCGGCAACTCCTACGTGCCCGCTGTGATCGGATTCACCATCCTCCTGCTCTTCATCCCTATCTGGGTATGGGTGCAGAAGAAAGCGATTGCAGAGTCCGCTTGA